Proteins co-encoded in one Arachis hypogaea cultivar Tifrunner chromosome 13, arahy.Tifrunner.gnm2.J5K5, whole genome shotgun sequence genomic window:
- the LOC140177661 gene encoding probable protein phosphatase 2C 52, with protein sequence MWREAFMKAYKAMDKELRSHPNLDCFCSGSTAVTIVKQGKLKESKGARARYLPCKMNQKFQGCHSNVTIIIKVSQHRRDVLSNEEVVEIVSTAPTRASAARVLVDSAAREWKSKSKPHRIFFGLMRTL encoded by the exons ATGTGGAGAGAAGCTTTCATGAAGGCATATAAGGCCATGGACAAAGAGCTGAGGTCTCATCCGAATCTGGATTGTTTCTGTAGTGGGAGCACAGCTGTAACCATAGTGAAGCAG GGGAAGCTTAAAGAATCAAAAGGTGCAAGGGCAAGGTATTTGCCTTGCAAGATGAACCAGAAGTTCCAAGG TTGCCACAGTAATGTTACAATTATCATTAAAGTCTCTCAGCATAGAAGGGATGTGTTAAGCAATGAAGAGGTGGTTGAGATAGTATCCACGGCACCAACTAGAGCATCAGCAGCAAGGGTTCTGGTGGATTCTGCGGCCCGAGAGTGGAAAAGCAAAAGCAAGCCTCATAGAATATTTTTTGGTTTGATGAGAACATTATAA
- the LOC112735201 gene encoding protein FAR1-RELATED SEQUENCE 9-like yields MIKKYGLEENEWVLNEYQKRKSWASAYLRDKFCAGFRTTSRCEGINNFIKRFIGIRQSLLELVQNLEHALRDYRHNELVSQFKTVYGEPVLTTRLAALELCAANFYTWEMFGKVKTEIEGVVALDVINEENISTTVVLKVKEYDRGQHIYTVLYERNTENMECECSRWSSEGIPCCHMFCAMKRVCLQKLPESLLLRRWSKDAKKYMDESSAGSIVQDGEREFLMRYGALSVAATWMVFLGAQDDPSFHDTMNEVSRLTKTLEQKSCLKRGRRDSPMPNFVGDPSVVKTKDAPKGKKERGK; encoded by the coding sequence atgataaaaaaatatgggTTGGAGGAAAATGAATGGGTACTAAATGAGTATCaaaagagaaaaagctgggcaagCGCCTACTTGCGAGATAAATTTTGTGCTGGATTTAGAACAACATCAAGGTGTGAAGGGATAAACAACTTCAtcaagaggtttattggcattCGTCAAAGTCTTTTAGAGCTAGTCCAGAATCTTGAACATGCTCTTAGGGATTATAGACACAACGAATTAGTTTCTCAATTTAAGACGGTGTACGGAGAGCCTGTGTTAACAACTCGCTTAGCTGCATTGGAGCTTTGTGCTGCAAATTTTTACACATGGGAGATGTTTGGCAAAGTAAAAACAGAGATTGAAGGAGTGGTTGCATTAGATGTTATAAATGAGGAAAATATATCAACTACTGTTGTTTTAAAAGTTAAGGAGTATGACAGAGGGCAACATATATACACCGTACTTTATGAGCGCAACACCGAGAATATGGAGTGTGAATGTAGTAGGTGGAGTAGTGAAGGCATTCCCTGTTGCCACATGTTTTGTGCCATGAAAAGGGTATGTTTACAGAAGTTGCCAGAAAGTCTTCTTTTGAGAAGATGGTCCAAGGATGCCAAAAAGTATATGGACGAAAGTTCAGCTGGAAGCATTGTGCAAGATGGAGAAAGAGAATTTTTAATGCGCTATGGCGCATTGTCAGTGGCAGCTACGTGGATGGTATTCTTAGGAGCTCAAGATGATCCTTCTTTCCATGACACTATGAATGAAGTCTCCCGTTTGACCAAAACACTAGAGCAAAAGTCATGCttgaaaagaggaagaagagattcTCCCATGCCGAACTTTGTTGGTGACCCTTCAGTTGTCAAGACAAAAGATGCACCAAAGGGGAAAAAAGAGAGAGGAAAATAG
- the LOC140177662 gene encoding protein FAR1-RELATED SEQUENCE 5-like, with protein sequence MDVDSEPLNSEENVKDCLMTGVEENVNCTCDCGGSSSKYVVVTADDIINQTFETSDAAYHLYVRYARCVGFGVCKGDTARGKDGTQRRRRFFCNKEGKRADKYISNLNRKREHKALTRTGCEAMLAVYFDTKTSAWRVKKLVKKHNHDLVPQCLAHLIPNHRGMNEA encoded by the coding sequence ATGGATGTTGATTCGGAACCACTCAATTCAGAAGAGAACGTTAAAGATTGCTTGATGACCGGTGTGGAAGAGAATGTAAATTGCACTTGTGATTGCGGTGGCAGCAGTAGCAAGTATGTTGTTGTGACGGCCGATGATATTATAAATCAGACATTTGAAACATCGGATGCAGCTTATCACTTGTATGTGCGTTATGCAAGGTGTGTCGGGTTCGGAGTTTGCAAGGGTGATACAGCGCGTGGAAAAGATGGAACACAACGTAGAAGGCGATTTTTTTGCAACAAGGAAGGAAAGAGAGCCGATAAATACATCTCTAATTTGAACAGGAAGAGGGAGCATAAAGCGCTGACTCGTACGGGTTGTGAAGCCATGCTTGCGGTGTACTTTGACACCAAAACTTCAGCTTGGAgagttaaaaaattagttaagaaGCACAACCACGATCTTGTCCCCCAATGCTTGGCACACCTAATTCCAAACCACCGTGGGATGAACGAGGCTTAA